From one Lotus japonicus ecotype B-129 chromosome 3, LjGifu_v1.2 genomic stretch:
- the LOC130744804 gene encoding uncharacterized protein LOC130744804, translated as MNTQATFGHDKHFGGQVVVVGGDFRQILPVILKGSRSDIISSAVNSFYLWKYFKPIGDDDSNIEIPSDLLVRESNNPLLELVNFTYPDVVANLKNHAYFEQRALLAPTLESIEEVNNFMLSMIPGEETKYLSYDTPCRSDEDSDIDAEWFTSEFLNDVKCYGIPNHRIVLKVGVPLMLIRNLDQSAGLCNGTRLMVTALTSYIIVATALSGTKSGTMDFNSMRENKQQLGYCN; from the exons ATGAATACGCAAGCAACTTTTGGCCATGATAAACATTTTGGAGGACAAGTAGTTGTTGTGGGGGGAGACTTTAGGCAGATTCTTCCAGTCATTTTGAAAGGAAGTAGATCTGACATCATTTCTTCTGCTGTGAATTCATTCTACCTATGGAAGTATT TTAAGCCAATCGGTGATGATGATTCTAATATAGAGATTCCCTCTGATTTGTTGGTAAGGGAGTCTAATAATCCTTTACTTGAATTAGTAAATTTTACTTATCCCGATGTTGTTGCTAATTTGAAAAACCATGCATATTTTGAACAAAGAGCACTCCTTGCACCTACTCTTGAAAGTATTGAAGAGGTTAACAACTTCATGTTGTCTATGATTCCTGGAGAGGAAACAAAATATTTGAGTTATGATACTCCGTGTAGATCAGATGAAGATTCTGATATAGATGCAGAATGGTTCACTTCTGAATTCCTAAATGATGTTAAATGCTATGGTATTCCAAACCACCGAATTGTATTAAAAGTTGGGGTTCCTCTCATGTTGATTCGAAATTTAGATCAGTCTGCTGGATTGTGTAATGGCACTAGATTGATGGTTACTGCTTTGACGTCGTATATTATTGTTGCTACCGCTCTATCAGGTACAAAATCAG GTACAATGGATTTTAATTCAATGAGGGAGAACAAGCAACAACTGGGATACTGTAATTGA
- the LOC130744805 gene encoding uncharacterized protein LOC130744805: MYIFNSEGKELYVPGAPLRDIYKSDDDDDDEFYSNLRQSLSSESSLLDHIEGDGYISAQSSGVVATTDLTNGQQLDVEGGQEVPDVVAADNVVDGAEIEPEIIEIDDVLVDGDVIIPVAPIPVPGIVFQCIFTCTLTTYYATKSHLYVPKDAAAHLIEAGLHSWMFVGPKRIPFECRILISSCHRYAKIGSGWRFFCEANQFSPDDYLLFQFTSPEEGIAYVNYGDQIDI, translated from the exons ATGTATATTTTCAATAGTGAAGGCAAGGAACTTTATGTACCTGGCGCTCCTCTTAGAGATATTTAcaaatcagatgatgatgatgatgatgaattttATAGTAATCTTCGACAAAGCCTTTCTTCAGAAAGTTCTTTGCTTGATCATATAGAGGGCGATGGGTATATTTCTGCCCAAAGTAGTGGAGTTGTTGCAACAACTGATCTAACAAATGGTCAACAACTCGATGTAGAAGGTGGTCAAGAAGTGCctgatgttgttgctgctgATAATGTCGTTGATGGTGCAGAAATAGAACCAGAAATCATTGAAATTGATGATGTCTTAGTGGATGGAGATGTTATAATTCCTGTGGCGCCTATCCCAGTTCCTGGCATCGTTTTTCAGTGTATTTTCACATGCACTCTTACTACATACTATGCAACAAAGAGTCATTTG TATGTCCCAAAGGATGCTGCTGCGCATCTCATAGAAGCTGGCCTACACAGTTGGATGTTCGTAGGTCCTAAAAGAATCCCGTTTGAGTGTCGTATCCTAATCAGTTCCTGTCATCGTTATGCCAAAATTGGAAGTGGATGGAGGTTCTTCTGTGAAGCTAACCAGTTCTCCCCAGATGACTATTTACTATTTCAATTTACAAGCCCGGAAGAAGGAATTGCATACGTGAACTATGGAGACCAGATTGATATTTAG